A genome region from Schistocerca nitens isolate TAMUIC-IGC-003100 chromosome 4, iqSchNite1.1, whole genome shotgun sequence includes the following:
- the LOC126253370 gene encoding dual specificity protein phosphatase 19, whose translation MFINLAMSFLSSLIQKKQHLRPCQTTVTSPDGRVHKEIIKDGKCVHLPQTDSLAPGYVVDTNPDLKVALVLPGLCCGSQDVVQDVNLLHNYGITHILSLGVRVEQFDGFEYKFVEALDLPDTDIVSFLEPSFEFFKKVKDSNGCVFIHCNAGISRSATVVIAYLIKECGMTFTEAFAYLKERREAIRPNDGFIKQLKQYENSLKTTL comes from the coding sequence ATGTTTATAAATCTTGCAATGAGCTTCTTGAGtagtttaatacaaaaaaagcaacatCTTCGGCCTTGTCAAACCACAGTAACTTCTCCAGATGGCAGAGTTCACAAAGAGATTATTAAAGATGGTAAATGTGTGCACTTGCCACAGACAGATTCATTAGCACCTGGCTATGTTGTTGATACAAATCCTGATCTGAAGGTTGCTCTCGTATTACCAGGTCTTTGCTGTGGCTCCCAGGATGTTGTACAAGATGTTAATCTTCTTCATAATTATGGAATAACACACATATTAAGTTTAGGTGTGAGAGTTGAACAGTTTGATGGTTTTGAGTATAAATTTGTTGAAGCTCTGGATCTACCTGACACAGACATTGTATCATTTTTAGAGCCAAGCTTTGagttttttaaaaaagtgaaagacaGTAATGGATGTGTGTTTATTCACTGCAATGCTGGTATATCTAGATCTGCTACTGTTGTAATAGCTTACCTCATTAAAGAATGTGGTATGACATTTACAGAAGCATTTGCATACTTGAAGGAGAGAAGGGAAGCAATTAGACCAAATGATGGGTTTATCAAACAACTTAAACAGTACGAAAATTCATTAAAAACCACACTTTAA